TATGTTTACGACCAGCGCACGCTGGAAGCACAGGCCGAGGCAGTGTTGAACTTCCCCAATGCCTTTGGACTGACCGCGCGTTATGCGATGAAAGCATTGCCCAACAGCACCGTAATTCGCATCTTAACGCAAAGGGGATTGCACATCGACGCCAGCAGTGGATACGAGGCCGAGCGCGCCCTGCGGGCTGGTGTGCCGGGCCATCACATCATGCTTACGGCACAGCAGATACCCGAAAATTTGAAACACCTGATCGATCGTGGTGTAATCTTTAATGCGTGTTCCCTGAATCAACTGCGAACATTTGGCGACCTGTTCCCCGGGCGATCGCTTTCCGTGCGTATCAATCCCGGCATGGGATCTGGGCACAGTAAGCGCACCAACGTGGGAGGACCGGCCGCGAGCTTTGGGATCTGGCATGAATATATCTCCGATGTCCATAAAATTTGCAAACAGCGCAATTTGACCATAACGACCATGCATACGCATATCGGGTCGGGCAACGATCCCGAAGTATGGGAGCGCGTCGCATTGATGTCATTGAAAATTTGCGTTGGATTTGAAAACGCCACCACATTGAGCCTGGGAGGTGGGTACAAGATTGGGCGCATGCCGGGAGAAGTATCGACGGATTTGCAGGTAATCGGACAACATATGGCCGAAGCCTTCGAAATGACCGCGAGACAAACCGGACGATCGTTGCGTTTGGAAGTGGAACCAGGGACATATCTGGTCGCAAATGCCGGGGCAATCGTTGCAACGGCGATTGATGTGGTAGAGACCGGGAAAAACGGGTACAAATTTATCAAAACCGATACCGGGATGACCGAAGTGATTCGCCCGAGCATGTACGGGGCGCAACATCCCATTACTGTGGTGCCCGCCGAGAAAGAAGAACGCGGGATAGACGAATATATTGTGGTAGGACATTGTTGTGAAAGCGGCGACGTATTAACCCCTGCGCCCGACGATCCCGAAGGACTACTACCCCGGCTATTGACAGAAACAAAAGTGGGAGACGCCGTGGTCATTGGCGGATCGGGCGCGTATTGTGCGGGCATGTCGTCTAAAAATTACAACTCCTTTCCCGAAGCAGCCGAAGTATTATTGGACAGAGACGGCGCATTGCACTTAATTCGGAAACGCCAGACACTGGATCAGGTCTTGCAAAATGAAATTGTACCGGACTTTTTGACCACTAAGAGCTAATCTATGACTTATGACGCAATTGTATTGGGTGCAGGGATCAATGGATGCGGCATCGCGCGTGAACTCTCCGAGCGCGGGCAACGGGTGCTGGTGCTGGACAAAGGCGCGATTGGCGGGGGCACATCATCCAAATCATCGCGATTGGTCCACGGTGGATTGCGCTATTTGGAAACGCGGCAATTTGGACTGGTGCGAGAGGCTTTGAGTGATCGTCTGGAACTTTTGGGACGCTATCCCGAATTGGTCTCAATGCGACCGTTTTATCTGCCAATCTATCGCAAGAGCCCGCGTCCCGTCTGGAGGTTGTGGACGGGGATCAAGCTCTACGACGCACTGGCTGGGCGGCACAATATCTATCGGTCACGTAAAGTCCCTCGAAAGCTATTTACCCGCGAATTTCCCGCATTAAAGCAAGAAGGGATTAGGGCGGTACTGCGCTATTACGACGGCAAGACAAACGATCTCGCACTCACAAAGCGCGTGGCAGAAGACGCACAAGAACTGGGATGCGTATTTCGCGAAGGGATAGACGTTCAACACGTGGCCTGGGAAGAAACCGGATTTGCCCTGTTGGGCGGGGAAACAAAATACCGCAGTCACACCCTGATCAATGCAACGGGACCGTGGATTGATGAAGTCGCAGCGCGCTATCACTTACCATCGCGATTTCAGATTCGAAAAGTGAGCGGCATTCACATTTTTGTAGATGGACTGCTCACACCTCATCCCCTATTTTTACAAACCGAAGGCAAGCGCATCTTTTTTCTCATACCCGAACCAGAACGCGATCAAACAATAATTGGCACAACCGAGCGCGAAGAACGCGGACGAGTAGATGACGTAGTGATTCACGAAGAAGATATCAATTATTTGATTCGGGCAGTAAATGCGTACCTGACGCCAAACCGTCAGCTTCAGCACGCGGATATCACAGATGCCACTGTGGGGGTTCGTCCCCTCGTAGAAAAAAAAGGCGATGCAACCGCGCTCTCGCGGGAATACGAACTGGATTTGCACACGCGCGGGCAAACCCAATTGCTCAATATATTCGGCGGAAAACTGACGACGTACTTATCGCTATCGCGCCGAGTCGCCAAAACACTCGGCATCAAAGAGATCGCGACAATGGCACTGCGCGCTTAACCGGAGAAATAGATGCTCAAAAAATTGGACAATTTCAAAACAGCCGTTCTACCCGAACGCAAATCGGGCTTCTGGCAAATGGCGGGACCGGGTGCCATCCTGGTCGGGCTATCCATCGGCGCAGGCGAAATCATTGTGTGGCCTCTTGTAGTCGCCGAGTACGGAGCGAGCATGATCTGGGCCGCGGTACTCGGCGTGTTTTTGCAAATGTGGATCAACTTTGAGGTCGGGCGATGGACAATTGCCACAGGTGAAACAGTATATACGGGATTTGCGCGCGTGTGGCGCGGCTTTGCACCCCTGTTTATTTTAATCACATTATTCTCCTGGATCGCCCCGGGATGGGGACGCGCCTCGGGATTGGCTCTCAAAGCTCTGTTGATCGGTCCTCATGGTTGGGGATCGGACACTTTTTGGACCGTGATTACATTTATCGGCGTCGCACTCATTTTGTTTGGTCCCAAGCTCATTTACAATTCAATGGAAAAAGCCGTTGAACTGATGGTGGCGATTGTCACCATAGGATTAATTATGGTGGCTTTTGCCGTAGGCACGGCAGAAACGTGGATCGACCTGGGAAAAGGAATCGCGAACATCGGTTACAAAGATCCAAACATGTCGGTAAAGGCACTATTCATCGCCATCGTCTTTGCCGGAGCTGGGGGAACAGCAAATTTGTTTTACACCTTTTATTTGCGCGACAAACACATCGGCATGGGCGCACATGTGCCAATCATGCAAAATCCATTGCGGAGCCGCGCAGAAGCCATACCGTCAACCGGATTTGTATTTGAAGAAACAGAAGAAAACGCGACAAGGTTCAAGGCCTGGTGGGATTATATAAAAAAAGATCAGATGTTGTTTTTCTGGGGATTAAACTCCATTACAATGATGTTATTCATCTTTGGATCGCTCGCAGTCCTGCATCCCCAGGGCATCGTTCCCTCGCAAGGCACGCTGATTTGGGACGAAGCCGCTATTCTGGGCGAAATTTGGGGCGACATGG
The nucleotide sequence above comes from Gemmatimonadota bacterium. Encoded proteins:
- a CDS encoding diaminopimelate decarboxylase, with translation YVYDQRTLEAQAEAVLNFPNAFGLTARYAMKALPNSTVIRILTQRGLHIDASSGYEAERALRAGVPGHHIMLTAQQIPENLKHLIDRGVIFNACSLNQLRTFGDLFPGRSLSVRINPGMGSGHSKRTNVGGPAASFGIWHEYISDVHKICKQRNLTITTMHTHIGSGNDPEVWERVALMSLKICVGFENATTLSLGGGYKIGRMPGEVSTDLQVIGQHMAEAFEMTARQTGRSLRLEVEPGTYLVANAGAIVATAIDVVETGKNGYKFIKTDTGMTEVIRPSMYGAQHPITVVPAEKEERGIDEYIVVGHCCESGDVLTPAPDDPEGLLPRLLTETKVGDAVVIGGSGAYCAGMSSKNYNSFPEAAEVLLDRDGALHLIRKRQTLDQVLQNEIVPDFLTTKS
- a CDS encoding glycerol-3-phosphate dehydrogenase/oxidase produces the protein MTYDAIVLGAGINGCGIARELSERGQRVLVLDKGAIGGGTSSKSSRLVHGGLRYLETRQFGLVREALSDRLELLGRYPELVSMRPFYLPIYRKSPRPVWRLWTGIKLYDALAGRHNIYRSRKVPRKLFTREFPALKQEGIRAVLRYYDGKTNDLALTKRVAEDAQELGCVFREGIDVQHVAWEETGFALLGGETKYRSHTLINATGPWIDEVAARYHLPSRFQIRKVSGIHIFVDGLLTPHPLFLQTEGKRIFFLIPEPERDQTIIGTTEREERGRVDDVVIHEEDINYLIRAVNAYLTPNRQLQHADITDATVGVRPLVEKKGDATALSREYELDLHTRGQTQLLNIFGGKLTTYLSLSRRVAKTLGIKEIATMALRA
- a CDS encoding Nramp family divalent metal transporter, with translation MLKKLDNFKTAVLPERKSGFWQMAGPGAILVGLSIGAGEIIVWPLVVAEYGASMIWAAVLGVFLQMWINFEVGRWTIATGETVYTGFARVWRGFAPLFILITLFSWIAPGWGRASGLALKALLIGPHGWGSDTFWTVITFIGVALILFGPKLIYNSMEKAVELMVAIVTIGLIMVAFAVGTAETWIDLGKGIANIGYKDPNMSVKALFIAIVFAGAGGTANLFYTFYLRDKHIGMGAHVPIMQNPLRSRAEAIPSTGFVFEETEENATRFKAWWDYIKKDQMLFFWGLNSITMMLFIFGSLAVLHPQGIVPSQGTLIWDEAAILGEIWGDMGRVIFLLVGLATLFGTQLALVDGVSRSIADIVYTNFKGAQKRELSWWYLLVAGIWIVAGCVITFVMEQYGVSELGFLFNAAYMGGFAMAIYVPLMLYINYRYLPKTARPGKGCTAMMAIASLVYVVFAIACILWEVGILK